The DNA region GACCAACAGCGAGGACGTCAGGGAACGGTAGCGTCGCTGCCGTCGCTGCCTCTGCTGGTGAACGTAACGCGGCGGAGGCCGTCGAACAGCGGGTGGTCACCGGCGCCCTCGGTCAGCGCCTGGCAGTCGAAAAGTTCGAGTTCGAATTCCTCGCCGGCGATCTTCAGGTGGTGGGTGTGCAGGACGTCGCCTCCGCCGAGGTGCCGAAGGTTCATCGGGTCGAATCCCCTTACTTGCAAGGGCTTCCCGGTAGCGGTGAGCACCACCTTGTCGTCGCGGCCAAGGACGACCTGACGGCAGGAACGACGTTCCTCCCGCAGCGCCGCGACGGCCTCGCGTGCGCGTGCGGCGACTGCCGGTCGGTGGTCGGCGCCGAACTGCCTCGGCGTGGTGTCGGTGAGGGCGGCCCGGAGCAGGTCGTCGGGGTACGACTCGTCGCCGGCCTCCAGCGTCGTCTGCCAGCCGGACGCGAACCGGTCGAGGAGTAGCGCGATCGCCTCGCCGGTCGCGTAGGCGGCACGCCGGATCTCGTCCGGACGTACCGTCTCGGTCAACGGTCGCAGGCACCGTGGGCGGCCGGCGGCCCGGCCCTCCACGTAGTACGCGAGGCCCTCGCAACGCTCCAGGTCACGCTCGTACTGCGCGGCTGCGTCCGTGAGAGTCTCCCGGCGTTCCCCGCGGACGGTCAGGGCGGTCATCGCCCAGCCGGCCGCGGTCTCCATGGTGCCGGCGCCCGAGGTGGACAGAGCAGTGGCCAGCGCTCGGTGGAGGGCCTCGGCCTCCAGGCGGCGCAGCGTGAGCACGTCCGCGTCCTCGACGGGGTAGGTCAGCGCGGCCGACTCGTCCACGAACCAGCCGGGGTGGCGCTGCCGGCAGAAGAGATGGAAGGTCTCGTGCGCGATCTCCGCCTGTACGTCCAGGTCGTCGCGGTCGCCTCGGAGTACCGTCGCCGTGGGCACGCCGCCGAGTTCGGTCGCGGACTGGCCACCACCGCCGGGTGGCGACCGGTGAAGACAAGGGCGCCGTCTGCTCGCGGGTCCGGGTGAAACCCCACCGGCGGGCTCGGGTGCCGAAACAGCCAGGTGTGCTCGCCGTCGTACACCGCGACCGGATAGTCGCCAGGGGAGAAGCCTGGCCAGAGTCGACCCACGAGACCTCCTGCGTCGGCGATCAGTGGATGATCACGGTACTCGGAGGGGAGTGGTGCAGATGACCGGCTCGAAGCGCGCACCGTTGGAGTGGCCCGACTGCCTGAACGCTCGCGACCTCGGCGGTCTGCCCACCCGGGACGGCAGCCGGATCAGGTCCCGCGCACTGATTCGCTCGGACAATCTGACCCGGCTGACCACTGCGGGAGTCGACGCGGTGCGCGCCGCGGGCGTGACCCGGATCGTGGACGTGCGCACGGCCCAGGAGTGCACGGACTTTCCGTCGCCGTTCGCTGGTGAGTCGCTGCTCCTGAACTGCCCGCTCGCCAGGGACGGTGATCCGTACGATCCGGCGTGGCCGATGGAGCGCCAGTACGCGGAGATGCTCGACCAGAACCCCGACCTGCTTGCCGCGGCTGTCGCCGCCGTCGCGGACGCACCCCCGGGCGGTGTGGTCGTGCACTGCCATGCCGGCAAGGACCGGTCGGGCATGGTGGTCGCTTTGACGTTGAGCCTGGTGGGCGTCCCAGCGGATGTCGTGGTGGCCGACTACGCGGCCCTGGACGACCGTATGCGCGCCCATCTCGCCGAACTGGTCCTGCTGGTGGAGGACCCGCTCGAACGTGCCCAGCTCGCCGAGGCGTTCTCGGCTCGCCCCGAGTCGATGCGGTCGGCGCTTGACCACATGGACAGCCGGTACGGAGGAGTTGACTCGTACCTCCGGCTCGGCGGCCTGACCGCCGCGCAGGCCGAGGCGCTCAGGTCGAGGCTTGTCGGTTGGTGACCACGGCCTCGATCGCGGCGACGGTCTCGTCCACTGTCAAGGTGCTGTTGTCAATGACGTGGGCCGGGCGGAATCGCGCCACGCACCAGGCGAAGTCCTCGTAGTTTCCCCGCAGGTCCTCGGCCTTAAGGATGGGCTGACGATTCCGGAGACGATTGCGCTCCAGACATACGTCGAGGCTGGGTAGGAGGATCACCTGCCGGATGTCGAAGTCCGCCAGGGAGGTGTCGCCCGGCTCTGGTGGACACGGTGGTGCGTAGATGTCCACCACGCAGTCGATCCGGTGTTCCCGGTAGATGCGCACCATGGCCTTCCACAGGTCCATGGCGACGTCCCACTGACGTTGGGTTCATCGGTCCAACCGTGCTCAGGGTGGGCCGCACCGGCACGGATCAGCGAGCGCAGGCCATCTGCGTCGATCACTGCCCGGGGTGACGTGCCCCGAGCGGCCCACGCGGCGGCCGCGGTTGATTTCCCCGATCCTGCCGGTCCGGTGAGCATGAGCGTCAGCGGCATGGTGAACGTCTCCCGTCCATGGTGGACGCCTCGCAGTGAAGTAGTCGTCGGACTTGCCAGTCGTACTCTCGGCGCAGACTCGCCGCCACCGGTTATCGCACGTGACCGTCGTTCACGAAGTTCACGATCTCGGGCAGTGGCGGGTCGTAGCCGTCGGAGGTGTCGACCACCAGCGTGGGCATGGGGAGGGAGATCGCAGCGAAGTCGTCGGCCTGCCCCGAGGTCCGTCGATTGCCTGCGGTCGTCGTGTGGGCGGCCTTCCGTACGGGGTTGACGGCGTAGCGTCTGGTGTTTCGAACGCGGGCGACATCGGGAGCAACAGAGCAGCGGATGATCCGAAGGTGCGCGAGGCTCGTCAGCAGCTCGAGGCCGGGCCGCCACAGCCGATCCTGGAAGGCCGCCTCAGCGACCACTGTCGTGCCTGAGCGGAGCAGGAGTTCCAGTACGCCGAAGAACGTCGGCAACGTACGTCTGGTGAGCGGATCGCCGGGCCCCGGACGGAAGCCGGGGTTGGCGTGC from Actinopolymorpha sp. NPDC004070 includes:
- a CDS encoding tyrosine-protein phosphatase → MTGSKRAPLEWPDCLNARDLGGLPTRDGSRIRSRALIRSDNLTRLTTAGVDAVRAAGVTRIVDVRTAQECTDFPSPFAGESLLLNCPLARDGDPYDPAWPMERQYAEMLDQNPDLLAAAVAAVADAPPGGVVVHCHAGKDRSGMVVALTLSLVGVPADVVVADYAALDDRMRAHLAELVLLVEDPLERAQLAEAFSARPESMRSALDHMDSRYGGVDSYLRLGGLTAAQAEALRSRLVGW
- a CDS encoding AAA family ATPase; translation: MGAPTLVAVSGPSGGYGKTTLAHELAGALGCPAICRDEIKEGMVHANPGFRPGPGDPLTRRTLPTFFGVLELLLRSGTTVVAEAAFQDRLWRPGLELLTSLAHLRIIRCSVAPDVARVRNTRRYAVNPVRKAAHTTTAGNRRTSGQADDFAAISLPMPTLVVDTSDGYDPPLPEIVNFVNDGHVR